Sequence from the Fibrobacter sp. genome:
CCTGTGACGACTCTTCGTCGGCGGGGGGTGATAATGGTAGTGGCGGGAACCGTGGTGGAATTCCCGACACAGTCGAGACATTCATGGAACTGTCGGATTACGACTGCGGCAAGAGTCAGAAGTGCGTTGCCACCTACCTGACGGAATACCATGACATGGCTGTTTGCGATGGCGACAACGGCTGGGTCATCGGGACTCTCATCGAGAAGATGGACTGCGACTTCTCTTCATCGAGTGTCAAGTCCAGCGATCCCGCCGAAGTGACCGACAAGTCCAGCGACAGCAAGGACAATTCTTCTTCGGCAGGAACATCGACCAAATCCAGCAACTCCAATTCGTCTGGAAATGGCGCAAAGTCAAGCAACAGTTCTGCGAAGTCCTCGAGTTCTGTATATGGAAGTGGACAGTGTGAAGTTGAAACAGACGAGAACTGTTTTAAAGACGCTCGTGATGGTCAGACATACAAGATGATGAAAATCGGAGACCAAGTGTGGATGGCTCAGAATTTGAATTACCAGACGGAGAAAAGTTGGTGCGGTGGCGGAAGACACGAAACGATGGAGGAAGGCGATTGCGCCATCTACGGGCGGCTCTACACCTGGGCCGCCGCCATGGGCAAGTCTGAGGACGAGTGCGGCTGCTACCACGATTGTACCACCCTGGGTACGGGCAACGTGCAGGGCGTGTGCCCCAACGGCTGGCATGTTCCCGCGCAGAGTGAATGGGAGGAACTGTTTGGTGCAGTGGGTGGAACAACTTGGGCCACGGCGGGCTTGAAACTCAAGACCAAGACGGGTTGGATAGGTGAAGGTAACGGCACGGATGACTACGGTTTTTCTGCGCTTCCTGCAGGCATCGCGTACTACGAGGGCTACTTTGCACGTGTCGGCCGCAATGCCTATTTCTGGAGTGCCTCGCAGTTCAGTAAAGACTACGCCTACTATGCGTACCTTTACTTCCTCAAATCTGCGTGGCTATATCACGATTACAGCAAGGACCATGGTTTCTCCGTCCGTTGCGTCAAGGACTCTGAATAGGGGTTATTTCTTTCCAGCTGATGAATTTCTGATTTTCCCCGCGGTAAGAATCGTCGCCGCCATAGACGACTCTTGTGTTCGTTAGCGGAATGCCTGCGACTTCGGCAAATTTCTTCAATCCGTCGTAGAATTTCTGGTTCTTTGTCTCGCCAGACTTGATTTCGATGGCGTTCAGTTCACCATCGGTTTCGCAAAGCAAGTCGACTTCATTCTGGTTCGTGTCGCGCCAGAAATAAAGTTGCGGTTCTTCGCCTTTAAACAGTGCATTTTTCATGTATTCGGTAACCACGAAATTCTCGAAGATTGCTCCGCGCAATCCGCTTTTTTGCAACTGTTCCCGGTTGAAAATGTTCAACAGATTGCACAGCAGCCCCGTGTCGCAGAAATAGATTTTAGGCGATTTGATGACTCTTTTTGAAAAATTCTTATAGTACGGAGGCAGGCGAAGAAGTATAAAACTGGCTTCAAGAATCGAAATCCAGGCGTTTGCCGTTATGACGGATATTCCCGCGTCTTTGGCAAGCGAGGTTACGTTCAAAATGGATCCGACGTTTGCCGCGCATAGTTTGAGAAAACGCTTGAAAGCCGCCATGTCGGTTATGTTTCGCAATAGGCGGACATCCCGTTCGACATACGTCTGTAGGTAAGATGTGAAGTATTCCTTTGCCGAAACTTTCTTGTCATAGAGTCTAGGGTAACAACCTTTGAGCAAAATTTCGTCAAGATCATTTGGAAGCTTGTCAACAGCCCTTAATTCTTCGGCGGAAAATGGGAAAAGCTTGAGAATGCCTGTGCGTCCGGCGAGGCTTTGCGAAATACGTTCCATCAATAAGAAATTGTGCGAACCGGACAAAATAAACTGTCCGCACTCGTCACGAGAATCTACGATTGTCTGTAGATAGGAAAATAAGTCTGGAACGCGTTGCGCCTCGTCTATAATACATTTTGTTCCGCAGTCCTTTAGGAATCCGCGGGGGTCGTTTTCGGCGAGTTGGCGAATATCGGGGTCTTCTAGCGAAATGTATTTATAGTCCACAAAGCATGATTTCAGCAAGGTGGATTTGCCACTTTGCCTAGGCCCCGTCAGCGTGACCACGGGAAATTTAGACGCCATATCCAGAACAGTCTCAAAAATCGCCCTTTCAATCATGATTATGCCTTTTTTCTTTAAATATAGCTAAATTTTTATGAAAAATCGATAGTTTTGTTTATGAAAATCATATAATAGAATTTATGAAAATCACATAATTACGGACGTCACACCAAGTGTCTCAAGGGTTCGGACTAACCCGCCACCGAGTTGTCAATTCCACGCTCCACACCACTCATCGGCAATGGGGGTATTAGGGGGCTTGCCCCCTAGGCGAGGGGGTGGAGAGCAACGAAGTGCGAACCGGGGGGAGGCTTCCCCCTTCATAGACCGCTCGGCTCAATCTTATAACAGAACCTACGATATCGCCTCGCTCTCGCCTCCACGACTCGTTAATACGAGTCGCTTGAGGCTCACGTAAGTCTTTTATACCGTCATTCCTAGTAGCTAGTAACCACTAATAGGCAACTTTTTCTATCTTTGCGCGCAAACTTAGCGTATAATGCCTTATTAAGGGATTACAAATGAACAAACATAAATTTGGAATGCGGGAATTTATCATTCTCCTTGTAATAGCACTTTCGGCCTATACCGTGTGGCCCTCTATCCAGGTCCACTCCAGGAAGGGCGACGAAAAGAAGGCTTTCCTTAAGGAAAATCCGAAGCTGGGCTCCAAGTCCATCAATTTCGGTCTGGACCTGGCCGGCGGTACCAGCATCACGCTGGAAATCGACAAGTCCGGCCTGAAGCCGAACGAGGACATCAAGGACATCCAGGCCCAGTCCCTGGAAATCATCCGTAACCGTGTGGACCAGTTCGGTCTTTCCGAACCCCAGATTTCCCCCTCCGGCGATGACCGCATCTTGGTGGAACTGGCCGGCGTGGACGACTCTACCGCCAAGTCCCTGGTGGGTTCTACCGCCAAGCTGGAATTCAAGATTTTGGCCGAATCCGAGAAGTTTACCCAGGTGGTTGGCCTTATCGACCAGTACCTGACCCGTCAGACTACCGACATCGTGGCTGACTCCGCTGCAACGGACTCTACGGCTGCCGCCAAGGATTCCACCGTGGCCGCCGCTAACGCTGCTACAGCCGACAGCGCCAAGCCAGCTGCCGACACGGCGAAGGCCCTTTCCGACGACGAACTTTTGGGCAAGGCCCCCGCAGCCGAAGTTGCCGCCACCGATTCTGCCAAGGAAGCCGCTCCTGCCGAGGGTGAACCTGCCAGCGAGGTCGGGACTGCCCTCAGCGCCTATTACCTGTCCTTCGGTAACGGCGGCTTTATCGCCGAAGAGAACATCGAAAAGGTGAAGAAGCTCCTGGAGACCGAAGGGGTCCAGAAGCTGATCCCCCGCGACGTGAACTTTGCCTTCGGCAGCGGTCTCGAACCGGTGCAGCGCGGCTCCAAGATCAAGGCCAAGCGCCTCTACTTGCTCAAGCGCCGTGCCGAAATGGGTGGCGACGACATCGTTGACGCCCGTCCCTATCGTGTAAGCGACGGTACCAATGCCGGTGAAGTGGCCGTCTCCCTGAAGTTCGGCGGTATCGGCCCCAAGAAGTTCTCCGCTGTCACGGCTGCCAACATCGGCAAGCAGATGGCCATCGTTCTCGACAACCAGGTTATTTCTGCTCCTGTGATTCGTGACCGTATCCCCAACGGCGACGCCCAGATTACCGGTCTTGACGACATGGCCGAGGCCAACCGTCTGGCGGTGGTTCTCCGTGCCGGTGCCCTCAAGGCTCCTATGAAGATTATTGAAAGCCGTAGCGTGGGTGCTACCCTCGGTGAAGAAAACATCGTCCAGGGCTTCGGCTCAGGTGCTATCGGCCTTATCCTCTGCTTGGTGTTCATGGTGGCCTACTACCGCCTGGGAGGCCTTATCGCTAGCTTCGGTATGGTCATCAACACCTTGGTGACTGCCGCCGTGATGTCCGTGTTCAACGCCACCCTGACTCTCCCGGGTATTGCCGGTTTCATCTTGGTGGTGGGTATGTCTCTCGACGCCAACGTGATTATTTACGAACGTATTCGTGAAGAACTGAAGAACGGCCTTACCGCCCGCGCCGCCGTGGCCAAGGGTTACGAACGGGCCTTCAGCGCCATCTTGGACTCCAACCTGACCACCGTGCTTACCGGCCTTATCCTCTACAAGATCGGTACGGGTTCCGTGAAGGGTTTCGGTCTCACGCTGACTATCGGTATCCTGACCTCCCTCTTCTGCGCCATCACCGTGACCCGCGCCATTCTCGACTGGCGCCTGGCCAAGGCCGACAGGACTACGCTCTCCATCGGTAACGGTTTCAAGGCCATCAACGAGGCGAACCTCCAGATTATCCCCAACCGCCGTCGCTTTGGCCTGATATCTTGCATCCTTATTGTTGCAAGTATCGCCTGTGTCGCCGTCAAGGGATTCGATTTCAGCATCGACTTCACCGGTGGCCAGGTCTATACGGTCCAGTATCAGGATGACGGCAAGCACGAGAAGGACCTGAGCGGTGCTCTCTCTGCGGCAGGCATCGACGGTGCGAAAGTTCGCACCCTGGGCGGTACCTCTGCCAACTCCTACCAGATCAGCATGCGCGCCTCCGACGACGTGAATTTCGAAGACAAGATGGCCGAAGCCTTTGCCAAGGCAGGCCAGAAGTGCGAAATCGTGGCCAAGGACAACGTGGGCCCCACCATCGGTAAGGAACTCCGTTTCAACGCTATCTTGTCTGTAATTCTCGCCTGGCTCGGCATTCTGCTCTATGTGTGGTTCCGTTTCGGCAAGTTCGGTCTCGGCTTCGGTGTGGCGGCGGTGCTTGGCCTGGTCCACGACACCATCATCACCCTGGGCTTCATCTCGGCCTTCAGCCTGTCTTTCGACGGAGCCCTGATTGCCTCGCTCTTGACCATGATTGGTTACTCCGTGAACGACACCATCGTGAACTTCGACCGTATCCGTGAAAATACCGCCGTGTTCGGCTCCGGCAACTTCGCAGAGACCATCAACAAGTCCCTGAACCAGTGCTTCAGCCGCACCATGGTGACCTCTCTCACCACCTTGTTCGTGTGCGTGATCCTCGCCGTGAAGGGCGGTTCCTCCATCCGCGACTTCGGCCTGGTGCAGTGCTTCGGTATCCTCATCGGTACCTACTCTTCTGTGTGCATCTGCTCTCCCATCGTTCTCTGGTGGAGCAAGAAGTTCAAGAAGGGTGTGTAATTAGATCGCTTCGCTTGTAGAACGCCGCTGCGCGGCTACAGACGAAAGGCGAAAGATTTCCCTGGCTTCGGCCGGGGATTTTTTTTGATTTCTCTCGTCTCCCGTCTTTCGTCTCCCGTCTAAATTCTATATTTACCCCCGTTCGATAAAAGGGGGCGCCTATGCTCAAGTATTACAAAATCGAAGCCGGTCGCCTGGCGGTCGCACCCAACGAAGATGCCGCCGACATCGTGATGATGGGCTCCCTCAGCCAGGAACAGCGCAGCGTCCTGGTCAAGGAATACGAGATTACCGAACATACCATCGCCTCCGCATTCGACTCCGACGAGCTTTCCCGTATCGAATACGACGACGATTTCACCACCATCGTGTTCAAGAAGCCCAAGAACTATTCCGCCGCCGACAACTTCCAGTTCCGGGTGGAATCCTTCGGCATCTTCATCTTCAAGGACTGGGTGCTGCTCCTGACCGACAGCGACATCCCGGTGATGGACGAAAAGCGTTTCTCGAAAATCGACAGCCTGAACACCTTCGTGCTGAAAGTCCTGAGCTACGCCATCTACCACTTCAACGAACACCTGAAAATCATCAACCGCATCAACGACGACTTGGAACAGCGGCTCAACACCTCCATGGAAAACAAGTACCTGCTTTCCATGTTCAGCCTGAACAAGGGCTTGATCTACTACGTGAGCGCCTTGAACAGTAACGATACCCTTTTGAAGAAACTCCAGATGGGCCGCAGCCTCAACTGGACCGAGGCCGAACGGGAACTGCTGGAAGACATCCAGATTGAAAATGGCCAGAGCCTGCAACAGGCCAACATCTACGCCAACATCTTGACGTCTATGATGGATGCCCGCGCAAGCGTCATCAACAATAACTTGAACCAGTTGATGAAGAACTTGACCATCGTGACGATTTCCATATCGCTCCCGACGTTCTTTGCCAGTTTGTTCGGCATGAACGTGCAACTGCCCTTCGGCATGAACGGCGACGCCACCGTGGGTTCGCCCATGACTTTCTGGGCCGTTATCGCCGTGTGTATCCTGTCGGTGGTGCTGTTCCTCGGCTTCTGGATCCGACGGAAATAGTCGTGAGTGGTGAGTCGGTGCTACGCACCGTTGAGTTTCAACAATCGCGCCTTTGGCGCCAAATTATATGCTCACAACTGATAACTGAAAACTGACAACTCGCGACAGCGTCAGTTTCCTCTATCGCTCATGCTGGCGAACATGGCGACAATCTCGTCGGTAAATTTGCTGTCGGGGAGCCCTTGCGCAATTTCCAGGGCCTTTTCCAGATGGTTCTGTGCCGTGGCCTTCGCCTTGTCGAATGCCCCCTTGACGCTCAGCTTTTCCTTGATTTGCGCAGGAATATTGTCTTCGGAGGCCCGCTTGATTAGGTCTTCCATTTCGCGCCGTTCTTCGGCGGAACTGTTTTCGAAATAGAACAGCAGGGGGAGCGTTATGAGCCCGTTCGAAAGGTCGGTAAACTTGGCCTTGTCCAGGTTCTTGGAACCGTAGCCGTAGTCCAGCAGGTCGTCGATAATCTGGAAGGCGATGCCGAAGTGGCTTCCCATTTCGGCGCATTTGTCCACCATAGGCTTGTCGAACCCGGCAAGAATGGCTCCGATTTTGGCGGCGGCGTTAATCAGTGCCGCGGTCTTTCCGTCGATAATCCGGTTGTAGGTCTCAAAGGACAGTTGCATGTCGCCGCAGTGGTCCAGCTCCAGGATTTCACCGGCAATCAGCTGGTCTGCCGCCTGGGAGAGGATTACGGGAATGTCCCGTTCCGCCTCTTCGATAACGCTCTGCATGGACTGGGAAAGCACGTAGTCGCCAATGAGGACGGCTACCTGGGTGCCCCATTCCTTGTGTGCCGTTTTTTGCCCGCGCCGGACTTCGGTATCGTCGATAATGTCGTCGTGAACAAGGCTTGCGCTGTGCAACAGTTCAATGCCCGCGCAGGCGTGGGCCACCCGGTCAACGTCAACAGTAGATTTTCTGCAGTTGGCGATAAGGCAAAGCAGGGTAGAGCGGATGCGCTTTCCCTTCTTCTGGAAAAGGGCGGCAAGTCTGTCCGAAATTCCAGCCGGGGCATTTTTGGCCACGTTCAAGATGACCTGCTCCGTCAGGGCAAGCTGGTCTTGGACCAGTTCTCGCGCCTGGCCCAGCACAGTCTGGAAATCGGCCTTGTTCAGATTCATGGCCTAGATATCCAGGTCCTTCAGGACCTTGTAGGCGTTGGTTTCGATGAACTTGCGGCGGGGTTCCACGTCTTCGCCCATGAGCATGCTGAAAATCTGGTCGGCCAGCACGCCATCTTCCACGTAGCACTGCTTCAAGAAACGCCTGGATGGGTCCATGGTGGTTTCGTTCAGCTGTTCCGGGGACATTTCGCCAAGACCTTTGAATCGGTTGATGGTAACGTTCTTCTTGTCCTCGATTTCGGCCATGGCCTTGTCCTTGTCCGTCTCGTCAAAGAGGTAACGTTCCTTCTGGCCAACCTTCAGCTTGTACAGGGGTGGCATGGCGAGGAAGATATGTCCTTCGTCAATGAGGGGCCGCATGTAGCGGAAGAAGAAGGTGAGGAGTAAGGTCTGGATATGGGAGCCGTCCACATCGGCATCGGTCATGATGATAATCTTGTGGTAGCGGAGCTTCTCGATCTTGAATTCGGTGCCGATACCCGTGCCGATGGCGTTCACCAGGTTCTGGATTTCTTCGGTGTCCAGCACGCGGTGGAGGCTTGCCTTTTCCACGTTCAGGATTTTACCGCGGAGGGGGAGGATTGCCTGGAATTCACGGTTACGGCCCATCTTGGCAGAACCGCCAGCGGAGTCACCTTCCACGATGAACATTTCGCATTCCTTGGGGTCACGGCTACTGCAGTCGGCCAGCTTGCCCGGAAGTCCACCACTTTCAAGGATGTTCTTGCGGCGGGCGAGGGTACGGGCCCGGTGGGCCGCTTCGCGGGCCACTGCGGCGTTATAGACCTTGTCGAGAATCACCTTGATGGCGGCCGGATTTTCCTGGAAGTATTCTTCCAGCTTGGCACCGAAGGCGCTGTTCACGTAGCTTGCAATTTCGGAGTTGCCCAGCTTGCGTTTGGTCTGGCCTTCGAACTGGGGCTGGGAAACCTTGATGGCGATAACGGCGGTAAGGCCTTCGCGAATATCGTCTGCCGCAATCTGGATATCTTTTTTGCCCTTAGGCATTTCGGCGGCGAACTTGTTAATGACACGAGTCAGGGCTGTCTTGAAGCCCGTCACGTGGGTTCCGCCATCGTAGGTGTTCACGTTGTTCACGAAGCTGAAGAAGTTTTCCTGGTAGCCGTCGTTGTACCACATGGCCACTTCCAGCGGGAACTGTCCGTCGGGGAGCACCAGGTGGATGGGTTCCTGGAAAAGGGGCGTGCGGTGTTCATCTACGTAACGCACGAATTCGGAAACGCCTCCCGGGAAGCAGAAGGTGTCGGACTGGATGTTTTCCGGGTCACGCTCGTCGGTGAGGGTCAGGCGAAGCCCGCTCATGAGGAACGCCAGCTCGCGGAAACGGGTGGCCAGTGTGTCGTAAACGTAAACGGTTTCAGTAAAGATGGAATCGTCCGGGTAGAATTCCACGCTGGTGCCTGTCGTTCCATCCGACGGACCGACTTCTACCTGGGGGCCGCAGGGGATACCTCTGGAGAATTCCTGCTTCACCACCTTGCCGTCACGACGAACGGTCACGATCAACTTGTTGGAAAGGGCGTTCACGCAGCTCACGCCCACGCCGTGAAGACCGGCAGAAACCTTGTAGGAATTGCTGTCGAACTTTCCGCCCGCATGGAGCTTGGTCATCACCACTTCGATGGTACCGATGTGTTCCTTGGGGTGAATATCGGTAGGAATACCGCGGCCGTTGTCGGTAACGCGGATGCCGTTGCCGGGCAGAATGGAAATTTCGATGTGGCTGCAGAATCCAGCCAGGGCTTCGTCCACGGAGTTGTCTACCACTTCCCATACCAGGTGGTGGAGACCGCGGATGTCGGTAGAGCCGATGTACATGGCGGGGCGCACACGCACGGCTTCGAGGCCCTCTAGCACGGTAATGCTTGAACCGCTGTAGGCTTCTTCGGCCTTCTTCATTTCTTCAGATTCTTCTGCCATATTTCCTCTGAGGCATGCCGCCTCTTTTACTAAACTAGACAAAGCGGATGCCCTGGATTACAGGGCTTCCGAGCATCAAATTACACTTGTCAATTATAGCTTTTTTTTGCAGGAACAGTTCGCTTTTCCAGGCGGAATTGTCCACCTTCAGGGAGAGAATTCCCTTCTTGATTTCAATGGGTTTTACGTGGGGGAAAATCAGGTCCCCGACCACCTCCCGGAACTTCTCCGAAAGGCTCTGGAACTGCATTTCGTCGGCCAGGTGGAACTTGTCCAGAACGCGGCCCACAAGGAGCTCTACGTCCACCAAATTGTGGCCCGTAAATTCTTTACGCTTGCGTTTCTGGATAGGCATGGATTTACACCAGCAACAGCTTCGACAGGGTGAATCCGCCAATCAGGATGCTGGTCATGCCTGCCACCACGGTGGCCTTGGTGCTCTTGCCCACGCCTTCGGCTCCGCTATGGGTGTAGTAGCCAAAGAAACAGGCGTAGCTAGAAATAAAGAAACCGTAAAGGGTAGCCTTGATAAGGCCCACCACCAAGTCCCAGTTATGGTAGAACATGCGCACGCCGTAGAAGAACACGGACCAGGAGACTTCCTTGTACAGGTGGGCCACTTCGTAACCGCCCACAATACCGATAAAGATACTGATGACGGTCAGCACCGGCAGCATGATGACGGTGGCGATAAGGCGGGGAGCCAACAGGAACTTGAAGGGGCTGAGCCCAAGCACCTTGTAGGCGTCAAGCTGTTCGGTCACCGCCATGGTCCCAAGCTCCGAACACATAGAAGCCCCAATACGGCCCGCAAGGACCATCGCGGTGAGGATGGGGCAAAGCTCCACCATCACAGACTTACCGACAGCCATGCCCACGAACATCATGGGGATCATGTCGCCGAACTGGTAGGCCAGCTGCCACGACATGATGGCGCCCGTGGCCATGGACGCCGCGAACACCACGGGGATACTGGTAATGCCCACCACCTGCATCTGTTCGACGGTAGTGTGGAAATTGGAAAATGCGCCGGGAATGTTCTTGAACAATTCCCACACGAACTTGATGTAGTTGATGACCGTGCGGAAAAACCTTCGGACGAACCGTCCCAAGGATTCCGCGGAGTTGTTCAACACTTCGACCAATTAATCCCTACTTCTTTTTCTTGTTGTCCTTGACGGCAGACTTTTCGTTCTTGGCAGGAGCCTTGGCGGGCTGACCCTTGGTGGGCGCGCTGATGGCCTGCTTAAAGAGTTTCATGTCGCTCAGGTACTTGATGGCTTCTTTCAGCTGTTCGTCCCGCTTCAGGGAGAATGCCGTGCTTACGGAATCGTTCACCATGGCGGTCAAGAGTTCCCGCTTGATGCCGTCCTTGATGTAGTCCTTGTTCTCGTCGAACTGTGCCTTGCGGCGCTCTTCCAGGGCGTTCTTCATGTCGGAAAGCCGTGCAGCCAGGGTAGAATCCGTAATGGTCTTGGAGCTGTCACCCATGTAGTTCTGTTCCTGGATAATGCTCTTTTCCAGCTGGTCCACGCCTACCAGGGCGTTGCTCTTCACCTTCATGAAGTTGGTGTCCTTGAGGCAGAAATCCTTGAACTGGGTGTACAGGGAATCGGGCACTTCCCAAGAGGCGTCCATCTTGACTCCGGACTTATCCAGTCCCGGACGGACCTTTACCGCAAACTTGAAGTACATGGCCATCCGCTCCTGGACCTGTACCACCCAGGGCATGGGAGAAAGTTCTACATCTACATCGGGAGTGATACCGCCGCCGCCGAACATCATGCGTCCGTTGTGGGTGTAGAAGGTATCCACCTTGGCGGTGTCCTTCTTTGCGGTGTCGGCCTTGGCTTCGCCTTCGCCATCTTCAGCTGCATATTCCTCTTCCATGATCTTCAGGCCCTTGATGCCGTTCTCGGGCTTGTTGATGCAGCGGCCAAAGGGCAGGTAGTAAAATGCAGTGGTGAGTTTCAGGGCGTTCCCCTGGTTGTCCAGCGGGAAAATGGTCTGCACGGAGCCCTTGCCGAAAGAAGTCTTTCCGATAATCAGGGCGCGGTCCCAGTCCTGGAGGGCTCCGGACACGATTTCAGCCGCACTGGCAGACCCCTGGTTCACAAGCACCACCATGGGCATGTCGGGGTTCACGATACCGTCTTTGCGGGCGTGGCTTTCGGTCTTCTGGGTGCGGCCCTTGGTGCTCACAATCACGTTGCCCCGTTTCAGGAACAGTTCGCTAATCTCGATGGCCTGGTTCAAGAGGCCGCCGGGGTTGTAGCGCATGTCCAGAATCAGCTTCTTCATGCCCTGCTTCTGCAGGCTCTTCAGTGCGTTTTCTACGTCGCTCAGGGTCTTGTCGCTGAAGGTGGCAAGCTTGATATAGCCGATATCGTTAGTGACCATCCCGTAATAGGGTACGGCATGAACCACGATTTCGGCACGGGTAATGGTAAAGTCCATCAGCTCGGGTACGCCCTCGCGCTCGATAGAGACGGTCACGTCGGTGCCGATCTTTCCGCGGAGCTTGCTCACGGCGTCGTCCAGGGTCAGGCCCTTGGTGTCCTTGCCGTCGATTTTGCGGATACGGTCGCCGGCCCGGATGCCTAGCCTAAAGGCAGGGGTCCCGGAAAGGGGAGAAATCACGGTGAGGATGTTGTCACGGAGGCTGATGGTGATGCCCACGCCGCCGAACTTTCCTTCCATGGAAACTTTCAAGCCCTCGTAGTCCTTGGGGGTGAACACTGCCGTGTGGGGGTCCAAAATGTTACGGATGCCGTTCAGGGCCGCGTCGGTAAGTTCCGTGGGGTTCACATCTTCCACGTACTTGCGGTTCACTTCGGAGAAAACCTTGTTGAGTCTGGAAACCTCGTCGTAAAAGTCTCCCGGCGGGGTGGACTTTTTGGCTGCCGAGGCTATGCCCAGGGTGGCCAAGGTAAGGACAAATGCTTTGCGCAAAATCGAGCTAGTGATAGTCATGCCCAAAAGATACAATTTATCGGTTGCAGACACGGCGAAAAAACGGAAAAAACCGGCCCTAAAGGCCGGTTTTTGATAATAGGAGAGAGAGGAGAAAAACTTTTATGCCGCCTCGTCCAGCATTTTCTGGATGCGGTCGTTCCGGAGCTTAGCAAGGGCGCTTTCCTTGAGCTGACGGACTCGTTCCTTGGACAGCCCCACCATAGGGGAAATTTCTTTCAGGTTCAGGTCGCTATCCATCTTGAAGCCGAAATATAGCTTGAGGATATCGCTTTCCTGCTGGTCCAGGTTCTTGTTCAAAACTTTTTCGAAGACTTCCCGGCGGTTGTTCTTTTCG
This genomic interval carries:
- a CDS encoding ABC transporter permease gives rise to the protein MVEVLNNSAESLGRFVRRFFRTVINYIKFVWELFKNIPGAFSNFHTTVEQMQVVGITSIPVVFAASMATGAIMSWQLAYQFGDMIPMMFVGMAVGKSVMVELCPILTAMVLAGRIGASMCSELGTMAVTEQLDAYKVLGLSPFKFLLAPRLIATVIMLPVLTVISIFIGIVGGYEVAHLYKEVSWSVFFYGVRMFYHNWDLVVGLIKATLYGFFISSYACFFGYYTHSGAEGVGKSTKATVVAGMTSILIGGFTLSKLLLV
- a CDS encoding DUF721 domain-containing protein, which translates into the protein MPIQKRKRKEFTGHNLVDVELLVGRVLDKFHLADEMQFQSLSEKFREVVGDLIFPHVKPIEIKKGILSLKVDNSAWKSELFLQKKAIIDKCNLMLGSPVIQGIRFV
- a CDS encoding S41 family peptidase: MTITSSILRKAFVLTLATLGIASAAKKSTPPGDFYDEVSRLNKVFSEVNRKYVEDVNPTELTDAALNGIRNILDPHTAVFTPKDYEGLKVSMEGKFGGVGITISLRDNILTVISPLSGTPAFRLGIRAGDRIRKIDGKDTKGLTLDDAVSKLRGKIGTDVTVSIEREGVPELMDFTITRAEIVVHAVPYYGMVTNDIGYIKLATFSDKTLSDVENALKSLQKQGMKKLILDMRYNPGGLLNQAIEISELFLKRGNVIVSTKGRTQKTESHARKDGIVNPDMPMVVLVNQGSASAAEIVSGALQDWDRALIIGKTSFGKGSVQTIFPLDNQGNALKLTTAFYYLPFGRCINKPENGIKGLKIMEEEYAAEDGEGEAKADTAKKDTAKVDTFYTHNGRMMFGGGGITPDVDVELSPMPWVVQVQERMAMYFKFAVKVRPGLDKSGVKMDASWEVPDSLYTQFKDFCLKDTNFMKVKSNALVGVDQLEKSIIQEQNYMGDSSKTITDSTLAARLSDMKNALEERRKAQFDENKDYIKDGIKRELLTAMVNDSVSTAFSLKRDEQLKEAIKYLSDMKLFKQAISAPTKGQPAKAPAKNEKSAVKDNKKKK